One segment of Agromyces albus DNA contains the following:
- a CDS encoding carbohydrate ABC transporter permease: MTSTASRVGGGARQRPSDARQERERSRRRASRRNVRSALLFLSPWLIGFLVFTAWPMIYSAYLSLTDYDVINDPEFVGLANYAEMATDPKILLALGNTAFFTVVQVPLYVLVSLALALLLDRAGRASSFFRTVFFLPKMTPPVAVGVLFLLLFNGQNGLVNTVLGWFGIDGPAWTTDPAWVKPGLIFMSLWTVGASVIILLAALRNVPEQLYESAKLDGAGFWRTSMSVTLPMISPALFFIIIVNTIAGLQTFDEAYTAFFGAGNTTYSNDAALFYVIYLFQQAFEFLHMGYASAMAWGLFLVIMIVTAIQLIVSRRLVYYEGER; encoded by the coding sequence ATGACGAGCACCGCGAGCCGCGTGGGCGGCGGAGCCCGGCAACGGCCCTCCGACGCCCGGCAAGAGCGGGAGCGAAGTCGAAGGCGGGCGAGCCGGCGCAACGTGCGCTCGGCGCTCCTGTTCCTGAGCCCGTGGCTCATCGGCTTCCTCGTGTTCACGGCGTGGCCCATGATCTACAGCGCCTACCTGTCGCTCACCGACTACGACGTCATCAACGACCCGGAGTTCGTCGGCTTGGCGAACTACGCCGAGATGGCGACCGATCCGAAGATCCTCCTCGCGCTCGGCAACACGGCGTTCTTCACTGTGGTGCAGGTGCCGTTGTACGTCCTCGTGTCGCTCGCGCTCGCCTTGCTCCTCGATCGGGCCGGTCGCGCGTCGAGCTTCTTCCGCACCGTGTTCTTCCTGCCGAAGATGACACCGCCGGTCGCGGTCGGCGTGCTCTTCCTGCTCCTCTTCAACGGGCAGAACGGACTCGTCAACACGGTGCTCGGATGGTTCGGCATCGATGGCCCCGCGTGGACCACCGATCCGGCCTGGGTGAAGCCGGGACTGATCTTCATGTCGTTGTGGACGGTCGGGGCATCCGTCATCATCCTGCTCGCGGCGTTGCGCAACGTGCCGGAGCAGCTCTACGAGTCGGCCAAGCTCGACGGCGCGGGCTTCTGGCGCACCTCGATGAGCGTCACCCTGCCGATGATCAGCCCGGCGCTGTTCTTCATCATCATCGTGAACACCATCGCGGGACTGCAGACCTTCGATGAGGCCTACACGGCGTTCTTCGGTGCGGGCAACACGACCTACAGCAACGACGCCGCGCTGTTCTACGTGATCTACCTGTTCCAGCAGGCATTCGAGTTCCTGCACATGGGCTACGCGTCGGCGATGGCGTGGGGGCTCTTCCTCGTCATCATGATCGTCACCGCGATCCAGCTCATCGTGTCGCGCAGGCTCGTCTACTACGAGGGGGAGCGATGA
- a CDS encoding carbohydrate ABC transporter permease, whose amino-acid sequence MTGLDVDLPVGGPAAPGPKRDAALPAAATAVPPTDVEALRRGGRRRRGKATRLFAWVALALLGVVFVYPFVWLVSASFKPRSEVFDNRLIPETFTFDNYVQVWQEAPLALWLLNTVIVTVLASVTVTISSAMVAWGFAYFRFRGRGALFGLVLATMMLPGAVTMIPVFLIWNGLGQVGTLTPLWAGNLFGSAFYIFLLRQFFLGLPRDLFEAARVDGASQWAVFWRIALPLCKPALAVTLVFEVQAVWTDLMRALIYLRDTETFTVPRGLKSLVDAFGFGGEWHWEIIVTASVITTIPMIIVFFLAQRQIIDGVASTGLKG is encoded by the coding sequence ATGACCGGCCTCGACGTCGACCTGCCCGTCGGAGGACCTGCCGCGCCCGGTCCCAAGCGGGACGCCGCCCTGCCCGCGGCCGCGACGGCCGTGCCGCCCACGGATGTCGAGGCCCTGCGCCGGGGCGGCCGACGTCGGCGCGGGAAGGCGACCCGCCTCTTCGCGTGGGTCGCACTCGCGCTCCTCGGCGTCGTCTTCGTCTACCCGTTCGTCTGGCTCGTGAGCGCGTCGTTCAAACCGCGCAGCGAGGTGTTCGACAACCGGCTGATCCCTGAGACCTTCACGTTCGACAACTACGTGCAGGTATGGCAGGAGGCGCCACTCGCGCTCTGGCTCCTGAACACGGTCATCGTCACGGTGCTCGCCTCGGTCACGGTCACGATCTCGAGCGCGATGGTCGCGTGGGGATTCGCGTACTTCCGGTTCCGCGGGCGGGGCGCGCTCTTCGGCCTCGTGCTCGCCACGATGATGCTGCCGGGCGCCGTCACGATGATCCCGGTCTTCCTCATCTGGAACGGGCTCGGCCAAGTGGGCACCCTCACCCCGCTCTGGGCCGGCAACCTCTTCGGGAGCGCGTTCTACATCTTCCTGCTCCGGCAGTTCTTCCTCGGCCTGCCTCGCGACCTGTTCGAGGCGGCGCGGGTGGACGGCGCGAGCCAGTGGGCCGTCTTCTGGCGCATCGCCCTGCCGCTGTGCAAGCCGGCACTCGCCGTGACGCTCGTGTTCGAGGTGCAGGCGGTCTGGACCGACCTGATGCGCGCGCTGATCTACCTCCGCGACACGGAGACGTTCACGGTCCCGCGAGGGCTCAAGTCGCTCGTCGACGCGTTCGGCTTCGGCGGGGAGTGGCACTGGGAGATCATCGTCACGGCGAGCGTCATCACGACGATCCCGATGATCATCGTCTTCTTCCTCGCCCAGCGTCAGATCATCGACGGGGTCGCGTCGACCGGCCTGAAGGGCTGA
- a CDS encoding PRC-barrel domain containing protein yields MILSDLLGSEVVDAAGQHLGALIDVRLEISGAPHQLLAETVVVGILVSPHSRTSTWGFERRGANAPAIIARPQHWLHRGMFLIAWADVAQIDERRVTLRDGYERLDPVLASTAHPH; encoded by the coding sequence ATGATCCTGAGTGACCTGCTCGGCTCGGAGGTCGTCGACGCCGCCGGACAGCACCTCGGCGCGCTCATCGACGTACGGCTCGAGATCTCAGGCGCGCCGCATCAGCTGCTTGCCGAGACGGTCGTCGTCGGCATCCTCGTGAGCCCGCACAGCCGGACCTCGACGTGGGGGTTCGAGCGCCGCGGTGCGAACGCGCCGGCGATCATCGCCCGACCGCAGCACTGGCTGCACCGCGGCATGTTCCTCATCGCGTGGGCCGACGTCGCGCAGATCGACGAACGTCGAGTGACGCTGCGCGACGGGTACGAGCGGCTCGACCCGGTGCTGGCCTCCACGGCACATCCCCATTGA